The following coding sequences are from one Methanohalophilus halophilus window:
- the grpE gene encoding nucleotide exchange factor GrpE: MVGKDKQEDNNSSDAGNSPEELEQLVQEKDAEIASLKEDLLRKRAEFDNFRKRTRKEQEEFRNFAVENLMVELLDVYDNFERAIESAHNTDDVNSVVEGVEMVFKQFVSILKKEGLKRIECEGAEFDPSKHEAMMHVEHADHPDNTIIDVCKPGYKLNSRIIRPAMVTVSKNTSSDKEEK; the protein is encoded by the coding sequence ATGGTAGGTAAAGATAAACAAGAAGATAATAACTCCTCAGACGCGGGAAATTCTCCTGAAGAGCTGGAACAGCTGGTTCAGGAAAAGGATGCGGAAATTGCATCCCTGAAGGAAGACCTTTTGCGTAAGAGAGCAGAATTTGATAACTTCCGCAAACGTACCCGCAAGGAGCAGGAAGAATTCCGCAATTTTGCGGTGGAAAACCTAATGGTGGAATTGCTTGATGTCTATGATAACTTCGAGAGGGCTATTGAGTCCGCTCACAATACTGATGATGTGAATTCGGTGGTCGAAGGGGTAGAAATGGTGTTCAAGCAATTTGTATCGATCCTGAAAAAAGAAGGTCTCAAAAGGATTGAATGTGAAGGTGCGGAATTTGACCCATCCAAGCATGAAGCCATGATGCACGTTGAACATGCGGATCATCCTGACAATACTATCATTGATGTTTGTAAACCTGGATATAAGTTAAATTCCAGGATAATCCGGCCCGCTATGGTGACGGTTTCCAAAAACACTTCTTCTGACAAAGAGGAGAAGTAA
- a CDS encoding amino acid kinase family protein: MKEKVVLKLGGSLIKRGPEILLSLKNWAKDRKVQLLVVPGGGPFADRIRDMEKTAGFDDDTSHWLAILSMEQYGIYLREKTKIETTATLIPFEGVRILLPYRLLTDRDDLPHSWKVTSDTIGAKFAQMTGAEYIKITDVDGILQQGKLLREITASDIIKMEQSCVDTYLPYYLIQHEMNCTIVNGNYFSRITETIMGNRDTSTYIRGKF; the protein is encoded by the coding sequence ATGAAAGAAAAAGTTGTACTAAAGCTGGGCGGGAGTCTGATAAAACGGGGACCGGAAATACTGCTGTCACTAAAAAATTGGGCAAAGGATAGAAAAGTACAGTTGCTCGTGGTTCCCGGTGGAGGACCCTTTGCAGATCGAATAAGGGACATGGAAAAGACAGCAGGTTTTGATGATGATACCTCTCACTGGTTGGCAATCCTGTCTATGGAACAATATGGTATATACCTCAGGGAAAAGACGAAAATTGAAACAACTGCTACCCTCATACCTTTTGAAGGGGTACGAATTCTGCTACCTTACAGGCTTCTTACAGATAGGGACGACCTGCCTCATTCATGGAAGGTCACATCCGACACTATCGGTGCGAAATTTGCCCAAATGACAGGAGCAGAATATATTAAAATAACAGATGTTGACGGAATCCTGCAACAGGGAAAATTGTTACGGGAAATTACCGCTTCTGACATCATAAAAATGGAACAGAGTTGTGTGGATACCTATCTTCCATACTACCTCATACAACATGAAATGAATTGCACTATTGTAAATGGCAACTATTTTTCCAGAATAACAGAGACTATAATGGGAAACAGAGACACAAGTACCTACATCAGGGGGAAATTTTAA
- a CDS encoding HVO_2753 family zinc finger protein encodes MEKVNYCTSCGVHLSDKGFARFACPECDTELGRCIKCRQQSNNYVCPKCGFMGP; translated from the coding sequence ATGGAGAAGGTCAATTACTGTACCTCCTGCGGTGTACACCTTTCGGACAAGGGTTTTGCACGTTTTGCATGCCCCGAATGTGACACCGAACTTGGAAGATGCATAAAATGCAGACAGCAGAGTAACAATTACGTCTGTCCTAAATGTGGATTCATGGGTCCATGA
- a CDS encoding elongation factor 1-beta, with translation MGDVAATIKIMPDGVERDLEEIKAKIADVLPEGSELFGTVEEPIAFGLKAIKATVLVGDLEGGTEPVEEAIATIEGVESVQVEEVGRPV, from the coding sequence ATGGGAGATGTTGCAGCTACTATTAAAATAATGCCCGATGGCGTAGAAAGAGATCTTGAAGAGATCAAAGCAAAGATCGCAGATGTTTTACCTGAAGGTTCAGAACTCTTCGGAACTGTCGAAGAGCCTATTGCATTTGGCCTCAAGGCCATTAAAGCTACAGTTCTTGTAGGCGACCTGGAAGGCGGAACCGAGCCTGTTGAGGAAGCCATAGCAACTATCGAAGGCGTCGAGAGCGTACAGGTAGAAGAAGTAGGAAGACCTGTCTGA
- a CDS encoding threonine--tRNA ligase, with product MQLLLIHSDYIEYEVKKSTPVAEQIEDSFKKGRLDEALTAFMAVESSDEANPKDVAEKAVAEIKKTASQVNTDNVMLYPYAHLSSDLSSPKIAVSVMKDIENSLVDSFNVKRAPFGWYKAFKISCKGHPLSELSRTINPESESCGEGVDTEEEVVSEALKAESTAKSYWKVLTPDGMLHDVDGFDFNDHENLGTFVDHEISKSRAVEKVPPHVELMRRLEIADYEPGSDSGNMRYYPKGRLIKSLLERYVLDSSSREGAMEVETPLMYDMNHPTLKKYLDRFPARQYSIESDKRQMFLRFAACFGQFLMSHDMTISHHNLPMKMVELTRYSFRKEQRGELVGLRRLRAFTMPDMHTMCGDMDQAVEQFGRQYQMSIDVLKDVGIDVSDYEVAIRLTRDFYEENKDFITALAKKVNKPVLVEMWEKRFFYFVLKFEFNFVDALKKASALSTVQIDVENAERYDIKYIDQAGEAKRPVVLHCSPSGAIERCIYSLLEKASMKAEEGEVPMLPVWLSPTQVRVIPIAERHMEFAEEIASRLQCRVDIDDREETVGKKIRNAGQEWVPYVVVVGDREVESGNVNVTVREESMPKKPSKIEMTVDELNSRILAETAGMPHGHLPLAQKLSMRPRFI from the coding sequence ATGCAATTATTGCTTATCCATTCCGATTATATTGAATACGAAGTAAAAAAAAGTACTCCTGTTGCAGAGCAGATAGAGGATTCCTTCAAAAAAGGTAGACTAGATGAAGCTTTGACCGCTTTCATGGCGGTGGAAAGTAGTGATGAAGCAAACCCGAAAGATGTAGCTGAAAAAGCAGTTGCTGAGATCAAAAAGACTGCATCCCAGGTAAATACTGACAATGTAATGCTTTATCCTTACGCCCATCTAAGTTCCGACCTTTCTTCTCCGAAGATTGCGGTTTCTGTAATGAAGGATATTGAAAATAGCCTTGTTGATTCATTTAATGTAAAACGTGCTCCTTTTGGATGGTACAAAGCATTCAAAATAAGTTGCAAAGGTCATCCTCTCTCCGAACTTTCCCGAACTATCAACCCGGAAAGTGAATCTTGTGGTGAAGGCGTAGATACAGAGGAAGAAGTTGTATCTGAAGCTCTGAAAGCCGAAAGTACGGCCAAATCTTACTGGAAAGTCCTGACCCCGGACGGTATGCTGCATGATGTTGATGGTTTCGATTTCAACGATCATGAGAATCTAGGTACCTTTGTGGATCATGAAATCTCCAAAAGCAGGGCTGTGGAAAAGGTTCCTCCTCATGTTGAATTGATGCGCAGGCTTGAGATTGCGGATTATGAACCCGGCTCTGACTCCGGTAACATGCGTTATTATCCCAAAGGCAGGCTGATCAAATCCCTGCTTGAGCGGTATGTGCTGGATTCTTCTTCCAGGGAAGGAGCAATGGAAGTAGAAACACCTTTGATGTACGATATGAACCACCCAACTCTCAAGAAATATCTGGACAGATTCCCTGCACGTCAGTATTCTATTGAATCCGATAAACGTCAGATGTTTTTGAGATTTGCTGCATGCTTTGGCCAGTTCTTGATGAGCCATGATATGACCATTTCCCATCACAACCTACCCATGAAAATGGTGGAACTTACACGTTACAGTTTCCGTAAGGAACAGAGGGGTGAACTGGTGGGCCTGCGCAGGCTGCGGGCTTTTACCATGCCGGATATGCATACCATGTGCGGGGATATGGATCAGGCTGTCGAACAATTCGGTCGCCAGTACCAGATGTCAATAGATGTGTTGAAAGATGTCGGAATCGATGTCTCTGATTATGAAGTTGCAATCAGGCTTACCCGGGACTTTTATGAGGAGAACAAGGACTTTATAACTGCTCTTGCAAAGAAAGTCAATAAACCTGTTCTTGTGGAAATGTGGGAGAAACGTTTCTTCTACTTTGTGCTCAAGTTCGAATTCAATTTTGTAGATGCCCTGAAAAAGGCAAGTGCGCTTTCCACCGTCCAGATAGATGTTGAAAATGCAGAACGATACGATATTAAGTATATCGACCAGGCCGGAGAAGCCAAAAGGCCCGTCGTATTACATTGTTCACCCAGCGGAGCAATTGAACGCTGTATTTATTCCCTGCTGGAAAAAGCCTCGATGAAGGCTGAAGAAGGAGAAGTCCCGATGCTTCCTGTCTGGTTATCTCCCACACAGGTCAGGGTCATACCCATTGCAGAGCGACATATGGAATTTGCCGAAGAGATTGCATCACGTCTTCAGTGTCGTGTGGATATAGATGACAGGGAAGAAACAGTCGGCAAGAAAATACGTAATGCAGGGCAGGAATGGGTTCCCTACGTGGTAGTTGTCGGTGACAGGGAGGTCGAGAGCGGTAATGTCAATGTTACTGTGAGGGAAGAATCCATGCCAAAGAAGCCTTCCAAAATTGAAATGACTGTGGATGAACTCAACAGCCGCATTCTTGCAGAGACTGCCGGGATGCCCCACGGTCACTTGCCTCTTGCACAAAAACTTAGCATGAGACCAAGATTCATATAA
- the ftsA gene encoding coenzyme F390 synthetase, with translation MNKEDDCIPYFNPEMENLGREELDNLVDERIKYTVKYAAENSPFYRKWFRENNVTPADISTHEDLLELPIVTGDIIRNNQPPETPDFRFKSVDWKDVYTVHETSGTSGVPKSFFLTWEDWQRYAQKYGRSFVSQNFNEDDRVIMCASYGMNVGANTMTLAARDIGMAIIPEGKCTFPPRILESYQPTGIVASVFKLLRLAKRLRKQGIEPSETSINKMVVGGESFAEESRTYLEEVWDCPVYNTYGSTEGTMCGECKMKNGLHVPEDIVHLDVYDPHKKTFVKDGECGRIVLTTLLAPGEKCGSLLLNYDTEDTTVVMSRDKCECGRTHMRILNPEREAETYWAEGTPFNRVDVEKGVFQRDNMEYLTGEYEAFLYGETGNTTLRVSLECEEPEKCDREKVQENFLKSFLQYKPGLQDAYNEEGFEILFNFLPEGEMEFYKVKGRPKRVVDRR, from the coding sequence ATAAATAAGGAGGATGATTGTATACCTTATTTTAACCCTGAAATGGAAAACCTCGGAAGAGAAGAACTGGATAACCTTGTTGATGAAAGGATAAAATATACTGTCAAATATGCAGCAGAAAATTCACCATTTTACAGGAAATGGTTCAGGGAAAATAATGTCACACCCGCCGATATCTCCACCCATGAGGATTTGTTGGAATTACCAATTGTTACAGGTGATATCATAAGAAACAACCAGCCTCCTGAAACACCGGATTTTCGTTTCAAGAGTGTAGACTGGAAAGATGTTTATACCGTGCATGAGACCAGTGGCACCAGCGGGGTACCCAAATCATTTTTCCTTACATGGGAGGACTGGCAGAGGTACGCCCAGAAATATGGCAGGAGTTTTGTATCACAGAATTTTAATGAAGATGACAGGGTAATCATGTGCGCTTCCTATGGAATGAACGTGGGAGCAAACACGATGACCCTTGCCGCCCGGGATATTGGCATGGCAATCATACCTGAAGGAAAATGCACTTTCCCTCCCCGAATACTTGAAAGTTACCAGCCCACAGGGATAGTTGCAAGTGTGTTCAAACTGCTACGCCTTGCAAAAAGACTCAGGAAACAGGGGATAGAACCCTCCGAGACCTCAATTAACAAAATGGTGGTCGGCGGAGAAAGTTTTGCAGAAGAATCCAGGACATATCTTGAAGAGGTATGGGACTGCCCGGTTTACAACACTTATGGAAGCACCGAAGGCACCATGTGCGGTGAGTGTAAAATGAAAAACGGATTGCATGTACCCGAAGATATTGTGCACCTGGATGTCTATGACCCACACAAAAAGACCTTTGTAAAAGATGGTGAATGTGGCAGAATCGTATTAACGACATTACTTGCACCGGGTGAAAAATGTGGTAGCCTGCTGTTAAATTACGATACTGAAGACACAACCGTAGTTATGTCCAGGGACAAATGTGAATGTGGAAGGACACACATGCGAATACTAAACCCTGAAAGGGAAGCCGAGACATACTGGGCGGAAGGAACACCCTTCAACCGCGTGGACGTCGAAAAAGGAGTATTCCAGAGAGATAACATGGAATACCTGACCGGTGAATATGAGGCATTCCTTTACGGTGAAACAGGAAACACCACTTTACGGGTAAGCCTTGAGTGTGAAGAACCTGAAAAATGTGACCGCGAAAAGGTCCAGGAGAACTTCCTTAAAAGTTTCCTGCAATACAAACCTGGCCTGCAGGATGCCTATAATGAAGAGGGCTTTGAGATATTATTCAATTTCCTTCCTGAAGGGGAGATGGAGTTCTATAAAGTAAAGGGGCGCCCAAAAAGAGTAGTGGACAGGAGATGA
- a CDS encoding heat-shock protein, producing the protein MSENPFIQALLISFAMAIFMVGMAMGIMQIVTTGSNPVPYAIILLVFAVIFILGSVFFEKRGADELGSIAGAALVSSVSTFSIISFLGGLSFAFNDGLFSIGWNRLVSALAICMIVSMLVVKFFSYRIQNQYS; encoded by the coding sequence ATGTCAGAAAATCCTTTTATTCAGGCACTGTTAATATCTTTTGCAATGGCAATTTTCATGGTGGGTATGGCCATGGGTATAATGCAAATAGTAACCACCGGTTCAAACCCCGTACCTTATGCCATTATACTTTTGGTATTCGCCGTCATATTCATTCTTGGCTCTGTTTTCTTTGAAAAGAGAGGAGCCGACGAATTGGGATCAATTGCTGGTGCAGCACTTGTTTCCTCGGTAAGTACCTTTTCAATCATCTCTTTTCTGGGAGGACTGAGTTTTGCTTTTAATGATGGTCTTTTTTCCATAGGATGGAATAGGCTAGTTTCAGCACTGGCGATTTGTATGATTGTTAGTATGTTGGTTGTCAAGTTCTTTTCTTACAGGATTCAGAACCAGTATTCCTGA
- a CDS encoding ATP-grasp domain-containing protein, translated as MNILICEYATSTGMGGTFLLEGKAMLKSLAESFAAGHHEIKYTTSATEIQVGKPVYCNEGNIKKVLQAEAKKCDCALVIAPDDLLAGLVEEIEEHTSNMGSSPAVIRKCADKFKCGKILENNGIPAPQLVETVEDLKKDTNYVVKPRYGCAAENTTITSNPSISHDMVVTEYVEGKHLSVSLVCADAPLPLTINRQYIEITGRGDKTAINYKGGITPYETPDRELIIDTAKRAAQALGCRGYTGVDIVMGDRPYVIDINPRPTTSLVGICKIIKPQIGELLIDALGDNLPPTVHITGNYEFRKEDLL; from the coding sequence ATGAACATCCTGATTTGCGAATATGCCACAAGTACGGGGATGGGAGGTACCTTCCTGCTTGAGGGCAAAGCCATGCTAAAAAGTCTTGCAGAAAGCTTTGCGGCAGGCCATCATGAGATCAAATATACGACATCTGCAACCGAAATTCAGGTAGGCAAACCCGTATATTGTAACGAAGGAAACATAAAGAAGGTTTTACAGGCCGAGGCAAAAAAATGTGATTGCGCATTGGTAATTGCCCCCGATGACCTGCTTGCGGGGCTTGTGGAAGAAATAGAAGAACACACCTCAAATATGGGATCATCCCCGGCAGTCATCCGGAAATGTGCGGATAAATTCAAGTGCGGAAAAATCCTTGAAAACAATGGAATACCTGCACCTCAACTTGTTGAAACGGTGGAAGATCTCAAAAAAGATACCAATTATGTGGTCAAGCCCCGTTATGGATGTGCTGCGGAAAACACGACCATTACATCCAATCCTTCAATATCCCATGACATGGTCGTAACCGAATATGTGGAAGGAAAACACCTGAGTGTGAGTCTTGTCTGTGCCGATGCGCCTCTTCCCCTGACAATCAATCGCCAGTACATAGAAATTACAGGAAGAGGAGATAAAACCGCCATCAATTACAAGGGGGGGATAACCCCCTATGAGACACCCGACAGGGAATTGATTATCGATACTGCAAAAAGGGCAGCCCAGGCACTTGGATGCAGGGGATACACAGGTGTTGATATTGTGATGGGTGACAGGCCCTATGTAATAGACATAAATCCCAGGCCAACCACTTCACTTGTGGGCATCTGCAAAATAATCAAACCCCAAATAGGAGAATTGTTGATTGATGCCCTAGGAGATAACTTACCCCCAACAGTACATATTACCGGCAATTATGAATTCCGAAAGGAGGATCTTTTATGA
- the thiI gene encoding tRNA uracil 4-sulfurtransferase ThiI, protein MNNIVIIRYGELSLKSPGVRNFFERTLVNNLKAMLEQEAVSYNKVIRDRGRIFVESDEPAAAEVCSNVFGVVSTSFARKVDPNLKSAAEECAAIAGDFIAESESFAIRPRRSGNHSFTSADLGRICGDAVYEILESLGRNPSVNLDNPDKEIFVEMRQNAAYVFTGISKGVGGLPVGTQGKMVVLVSGGIDSPVAAWLLMRRGVKVIPVFCNNEPFSDEATRQKAIKCVKVLNEWSAGNPMKMYEVPNGKNLQAIRDNCSLKNTCILCKRTMYRIAFEVMEKEKASGIITGSSLGQVASQTTYNLHAEIYGLGFPIYHPLISFDKTEIIDMAKKIGTFDISILSSAECGAVPERPEVKAMYDAVVKEEAKLDIDGLIADSLANAKVLYEFE, encoded by the coding sequence ATGAACAATATAGTCATTATAAGATACGGTGAACTGTCCCTCAAAAGTCCGGGTGTGCGTAATTTTTTCGAACGTACACTGGTCAATAATCTTAAAGCAATGCTTGAACAGGAGGCAGTTTCATATAATAAAGTTATCAGGGACAGGGGGCGTATTTTTGTTGAATCAGATGAACCGGCAGCCGCAGAGGTGTGTTCGAATGTTTTCGGGGTAGTCTCTACCTCTTTTGCCCGTAAAGTCGATCCAAATTTGAAGTCAGCCGCAGAAGAATGTGCTGCAATCGCTGGTGACTTCATCGCAGAATCCGAATCATTTGCAATCCGTCCACGTCGCTCGGGGAATCACTCTTTTACATCTGCGGATTTAGGAAGAATTTGTGGAGATGCGGTTTATGAGATACTTGAGTCACTGGGAAGGAATCCTTCGGTGAATCTTGATAACCCTGATAAAGAGATCTTTGTGGAAATGAGGCAAAACGCCGCTTATGTGTTTACGGGTATTTCCAAAGGTGTGGGTGGTCTGCCGGTGGGTACTCAGGGGAAAATGGTGGTTCTGGTATCGGGAGGAATCGATTCCCCGGTTGCTGCCTGGTTGCTGATGAGAAGGGGTGTTAAAGTCATTCCTGTATTCTGCAACAATGAACCCTTTTCCGATGAGGCAACCCGCCAGAAAGCCATCAAATGTGTGAAAGTGCTTAACGAGTGGTCTGCCGGCAACCCCATGAAAATGTATGAAGTTCCCAATGGAAAAAATTTGCAGGCAATTCGGGACAACTGCTCTCTCAAAAATACCTGTATATTGTGCAAGAGGACGATGTACAGGATTGCTTTTGAAGTTATGGAAAAAGAAAAAGCATCAGGCATTATTACCGGATCATCCCTGGGACAGGTGGCTTCCCAGACAACTTACAACCTGCATGCTGAAATTTATGGTCTGGGATTTCCGATATACCATCCCCTGATAAGTTTTGATAAGACTGAGATTATTGATATGGCCAAAAAAATAGGTACTTTTGATATATCCATTCTCAGTTCTGCAGAGTGTGGAGCTGTTCCTGAACGTCCGGAGGTAAAGGCCATGTATGATGCGGTAGTTAAAGAGGAAGCAAAACTGGATATTGATGGTCTTATTGCCGATTCCCTGGCAAATGCCAAGGTATTGTATGAGTTTGAGTGA
- a CDS encoding toprim domain-containing protein, with protein sequence MSSFLNNSSLTPSSMYEIKRRYELLEELRKELIKCSDEGDIILVEGKRDVSSLRSLGIHGIIKKVTHIPLLDLSEKLREMDRCVIILTDWDRRGNMLAEKISTDLEYMDVDVDTSIRNRFVSLVQKEIKDVESLDRHMKKMKDTVLQQY encoded by the coding sequence ATGTCTTCTTTTTTGAACAATAGTTCCCTGACTCCCTCTTCGATGTATGAAATTAAGAGAAGATATGAACTGCTTGAAGAATTGCGAAAAGAGCTCATCAAGTGTTCTGATGAAGGTGACATTATCCTGGTTGAAGGAAAAAGGGATGTTTCTTCATTGCGTAGTCTCGGCATACATGGTATTATTAAAAAAGTAACTCATATTCCCCTGCTTGATCTATCCGAAAAACTGCGGGAAATGGATCGCTGTGTTATTATTCTGACTGATTGGGACAGAAGGGGAAATATGCTTGCAGAGAAGATTTCTACAGATCTGGAATATATGGATGTCGATGTGGATACTTCTATCAGAAATAGATTTGTGTCCCTTGTCCAAAAAGAGATAAAAGATGTAGAAAGTCTTGACAGACACATGAAAAAAATGAAAGATACTGTTTTACAACAGTATTAG
- a CDS encoding acylphosphatase yields the protein MDMERAIIHVSGVVQGVFFRSFTMQKASDIGLNGYVVNLSDGRVKAVVEGSKGKIDALLNALKEGPPASRVRDVEIVWEPPTGEFKDFSIRR from the coding sequence ATGGATATGGAACGTGCAATAATACATGTATCCGGTGTTGTGCAGGGTGTTTTCTTTCGCTCCTTTACCATGCAGAAAGCATCCGACATCGGACTTAACGGTTATGTGGTAAACCTCTCGGACGGCAGGGTTAAAGCTGTTGTCGAAGGTAGCAAGGGAAAAATAGATGCCCTGTTAAATGCTCTCAAAGAGGGCCCTCCTGCATCCAGGGTCAGAGATGTCGAAATAGTTTGGGAGCCACCAACAGGCGAATTTAAAGATTTCAGTATCAGGAGATAA
- a CDS encoding hydantoinase/oxoprolinase family protein: MKKLGIDIGGANTKIASPGGAVCELYYVPLWKETKLPTVLKNISENHNPSHVGVVMTGELADCYEDKTEGVIGIMDIVRDNFDCEIDFLDQEGNFIKHTQNPASLAAANWMASASFIARKMKDCLFVDMGSTTSDLIPVKNGKVVAHNTDTQRLANSELLYQGVLRTNIAALLDSVTIKPGNCRVASEFFATSADAYLLLSDIDEGAYTCETADGHGKSEKEAARRLARVVCADLNEIDMVDVRNIAVAVKDRQKERLSEAISELCHKHDINTVLAAGLGEFLIKNVCEELGVECISLAEEWSPDISKVFPAYAVANLLE, from the coding sequence ATGAAAAAACTCGGGATAGATATCGGAGGGGCAAACACAAAAATAGCCTCCCCAGGCGGCGCTGTCTGTGAACTTTACTATGTACCCCTCTGGAAAGAAACAAAACTTCCAACGGTTCTGAAAAATATCTCTGAAAACCACAATCCATCTCATGTGGGCGTTGTGATGACCGGAGAACTTGCCGATTGTTACGAAGACAAAACGGAAGGGGTTATTGGCATTATGGATATTGTAAGAGACAATTTTGACTGTGAGATTGATTTTCTAGACCAGGAAGGCAATTTTATAAAACATACACAAAATCCAGCCTCCCTCGCCGCAGCAAACTGGATGGCTTCTGCAAGTTTTATTGCCAGGAAAATGAAAGATTGCCTTTTTGTGGATATGGGAAGTACTACAAGTGATTTAATCCCTGTCAAAAACGGGAAAGTAGTTGCACACAATACCGATACACAACGTCTTGCAAACAGCGAATTACTATATCAGGGGGTCCTGAGGACAAATATAGCGGCCCTGCTGGATAGTGTGACGATAAAGCCAGGGAATTGCCGAGTCGCCTCTGAATTCTTTGCCACAAGCGCGGATGCTTACCTCCTCCTGTCAGATATCGATGAAGGTGCATACACATGTGAAACTGCTGATGGGCACGGGAAATCAGAAAAAGAGGCTGCCAGGAGACTTGCAAGGGTTGTCTGCGCAGACCTGAATGAAATTGACATGGTAGATGTCAGAAATATAGCAGTGGCTGTTAAGGATAGACAGAAAGAAAGGCTCTCAGAAGCAATATCAGAACTTTGCCACAAACACGACATAAATACCGTCCTGGCAGCAGGGCTTGGTGAATTTTTGATCAAAAACGTATGTGAAGAACTGGGTGTTGAATGCATTTCACTGGCAGAGGAATGGAGCCCGGATATATCAAAAGTATTCCCCGCCTATGCAGTAGCAAATCTGCTGGAATAA